In Pseudomonas sp. Leaf58, one DNA window encodes the following:
- a CDS encoding carboxynorspermidine decarboxylase, with translation MIKTPYYLIDKTKLLSNMEKIAYVREHSGAKALLALKCFATWSVFDLMQQYMDGTTSSSLFELKLGRQKFAGETHAYSVAWADDEVEEMLENCDKIIFNSIGQLQRFAEQSEGKVRGLRVNPQVSSSDYLLADPARPFSRLGEWDPAKIEQVIEQISGFMFHNNCENGDFGLFDKMLTHIEERFGHLLHKVDWVSLGGGIHFTGEDYAVDAFCARLKAFSEQYGVQVYLEPGEAAITNSASLEVTVLDTLYNGKHLAVVDSSIEAHLLDLLIYRLNAKMAPNHGEHTYMVCGKSCLAGDIFGEYQFDRPLAIGDRLSFIDTAGYTMVKKNWFNGLKMPSIVVKQLDGSVEVVREFGFEDYVSSLS, from the coding sequence ATGATCAAGACGCCGTATTACCTCATCGATAAAACCAAGCTGCTCAGCAACATGGAGAAGATCGCCTACGTGCGCGAACACTCCGGTGCCAAAGCGTTGCTGGCCCTCAAGTGCTTTGCCACCTGGTCGGTCTTCGACCTGATGCAGCAGTACATGGACGGCACCACCTCGTCGTCCCTCTTCGAGCTCAAGCTCGGCCGCCAGAAGTTCGCCGGCGAAACCCATGCCTACAGCGTGGCCTGGGCCGACGACGAGGTCGAGGAAATGCTTGAGAACTGCGACAAGATCATCTTCAACTCGATCGGCCAACTGCAGCGCTTCGCCGAACAGTCCGAAGGCAAAGTCCGTGGTCTGCGCGTCAACCCACAGGTCAGCAGCTCCGACTACCTGCTGGCCGACCCGGCGCGCCCGTTCAGCCGCCTGGGCGAATGGGACCCGGCAAAGATCGAACAGGTGATCGAGCAGATCTCTGGCTTCATGTTCCACAACAACTGCGAGAACGGTGACTTCGGCCTGTTCGACAAGATGCTCACGCATATCGAAGAGCGCTTCGGCCACCTGTTGCACAAGGTTGACTGGGTCAGCCTGGGTGGCGGCATTCACTTCACCGGTGAAGACTATGCGGTAGACGCCTTCTGCGCGCGCCTTAAAGCCTTCTCGGAACAGTACGGCGTGCAGGTATACCTGGAGCCCGGCGAAGCCGCCATCACCAACAGTGCTTCGCTGGAAGTCACTGTGCTCGACACCCTGTACAACGGCAAGCACCTGGCCGTGGTCGACAGCTCGATCGAAGCGCACCTGCTCGACCTGCTGATTTACCGCCTCAATGCCAAGATGGCCCCCAACCATGGCGAGCACACCTACATGGTCTGCGGCAAATCGTGCCTGGCTGGTGACATCTTCGGCGAATACCAATTCGATCGTCCGCTGGCCATTGGCGATCGCCTGTCGTTCATCGACACGGCGGGTTACACCATGGTCAAGAAAAACTGGTTCAACGGTCTGAAGATGCCTTCCATCGTGGTCAAGCAACTCGACGGCAGCGTCGAAGTGGTCCGCGAGTTCGGTTTTGAAGACTACGTTTCCAGCCTGTCGTAA
- a CDS encoding saccharopine dehydrogenase family protein: MKKNVLIIGAGGVAKVVAHKCAQHNDELGRIAIASRNISKCQAIIDSVKAKGSLKVPADIQAFSLNALDIEATKALIRETESQIVINVGSAFLNMSVLRACIDTGVAYLDTAIHEEPGKICETPPWYGNYEWKHLEECQQKNITAILGVGFDPGVVNSYAKLAQQQYFDQIDSIDILDVNAGSHGKYFATNFDPEINFREFTGQVWSWQNSQWTSNSMFEVKRTDDLPVVGSQNLYLTGHDEVHSISKNLNVPNVRFWMSFGEHYINVFTVLKNLGLLSEQPVRTAEGLEVVPLKVVKAVLPDPASLAPGYTGKTCIGDLVKGTKDGQPREVFIYNVADHAEAYAETDSQGISYTAGVPPVAAALLVARGEWDAKRMVNVEELPAEPFLKALDVMGLPTRVKDEKGDRPWDAEA, encoded by the coding sequence TTGAAGAAGAACGTTCTTATCATTGGTGCAGGAGGTGTCGCCAAGGTGGTGGCCCACAAGTGCGCGCAGCATAACGACGAACTGGGTCGTATCGCTATCGCGTCACGGAACATCTCCAAATGCCAGGCCATCATCGACAGCGTCAAGGCCAAGGGTAGCCTCAAGGTACCCGCCGATATCCAAGCCTTCTCGCTCAACGCCCTCGATATCGAGGCCACCAAGGCACTGATCCGCGAGACCGAATCGCAGATCGTGATCAACGTGGGCTCTGCGTTTCTCAACATGTCGGTGCTGCGCGCCTGCATCGATACCGGCGTGGCCTACCTGGACACCGCCATCCACGAAGAGCCGGGCAAAATCTGCGAAACCCCGCCGTGGTACGGCAACTACGAGTGGAAACACCTCGAAGAGTGCCAACAAAAGAACATTACCGCCATTCTCGGTGTCGGTTTCGACCCGGGTGTGGTGAACAGCTACGCCAAACTGGCGCAGCAGCAATACTTCGACCAGATTGACTCGATCGATATTCTCGATGTCAATGCCGGTTCGCATGGCAAGTACTTTGCCACCAACTTCGACCCGGAAATCAACTTCCGCGAGTTCACCGGGCAAGTGTGGAGCTGGCAGAACAGCCAGTGGACCAGCAACAGCATGTTCGAGGTCAAGCGTACCGACGACCTGCCAGTGGTGGGTTCGCAAAACCTGTACCTGACCGGCCACGACGAAGTTCACTCGATTTCGAAGAACCTCAACGTGCCGAACGTGCGCTTCTGGATGAGCTTCGGCGAGCACTACATCAACGTGTTCACCGTGCTGAAAAACCTTGGCCTGCTCTCCGAGCAACCGGTGAGAACTGCCGAAGGCCTGGAAGTGGTACCGCTGAAAGTGGTCAAGGCCGTGCTGCCCGACCCAGCCTCGCTGGCCCCAGGCTACACCGGCAAGACCTGCATCGGCGACCTGGTCAAAGGCACCAAGGATGGCCAGCCGCGCGAAGTGTTCATCTACAACGTGGCCGACCACGCAGAAGCCTACGCCGAGACCGACAGCCAGGGTATTTCCTACACCGCCGGTGTACCGCCAGTGGCTGCCGCCCTGTTGGTTGCCCGTGGCGAGTGGGATGCCAAGCGCATGGTCAACGTCGAGGAGCTGCCCGCCGAGCCGTTCCTCAAGGCGCTGGACGTGATGGGCCTGCCGACCCGCGTCAAAGATGAAAAAGGCGATCGTCCGTGGGACGCTGAAGCCTAA
- a CDS encoding class I SAM-dependent methyltransferase, with amino-acid sequence MDEARLHDFMGKLVGDMGAAATLANVILGDELGLYRAMADSQPTTPEALAEKTGCHPRLVREWLNAQAASGYMVHDNGRFVLPEEQAMALALEDSPAYMAGGASVIAALFHDKDKLVAAMRSDGGLAWGDHHPCMFSGTERFFRPGYRTFLVAEWLPALEGVVAKLQAGAKVADVGCGHGASTLVMAQAFPASTFVGYDYHGPSITIANERAREAGLAQRVSFQQASAKDYPGHDHDLVCFFDCLHDMGDPVGAAKHAYRALKADGTVMLVEPYAEDSLEGNLTPVGRLFYAASTFICTPNSLSQEVGLGLGAQAGEARLRAVFEEAGFSRFRRATQTPFNLILEARK; translated from the coding sequence ATGGACGAGGCAAGGCTTCACGACTTCATGGGCAAGCTGGTGGGCGACATGGGCGCGGCGGCGACCTTGGCCAACGTTATTCTTGGCGATGAACTGGGGTTGTATCGGGCCATGGCCGACAGCCAGCCGACCACCCCGGAGGCGCTGGCAGAAAAGACCGGCTGCCACCCGCGGCTGGTGCGCGAATGGCTGAACGCGCAAGCCGCCTCGGGCTATATGGTGCATGACAATGGCCGCTTCGTGTTGCCAGAAGAGCAGGCCATGGCCCTGGCGCTGGAGGATTCCCCGGCGTACATGGCCGGTGGCGCGTCAGTAATAGCGGCGCTGTTTCATGACAAGGACAAGCTGGTCGCCGCCATGCGCAGCGACGGCGGGCTGGCCTGGGGCGACCACCACCCGTGCATGTTCAGCGGCACCGAGCGGTTCTTCCGGCCGGGCTACCGCACCTTTCTGGTAGCTGAATGGCTACCGGCGCTGGAGGGCGTGGTGGCGAAGTTGCAGGCAGGCGCCAAGGTGGCGGACGTGGGCTGTGGGCATGGTGCTTCGACGCTGGTCATGGCCCAGGCATTTCCGGCGTCCACCTTCGTCGGCTACGACTACCATGGGCCTTCCATCACCATTGCCAACGAGCGTGCGCGCGAGGCAGGTTTGGCGCAGCGGGTGAGTTTCCAGCAGGCCAGTGCCAAGGACTACCCGGGGCATGACCATGACCTGGTGTGCTTTTTCGATTGCCTGCACGACATGGGCGACCCGGTGGGGGCCGCGAAGCATGCCTACCGCGCGTTGAAGGCCGACGGCACGGTGATGCTGGTGGAACCGTATGCCGAGGATTCGCTGGAGGGCAACCTGACGCCGGTTGGGCGTTTGTTCTATGCGGCGTCGACGTTCATCTGCACACCGAACTCGTTGTCGCAGGAGGTGGGGCTGGGGCTGGGGGCGCAGGCCGGGGAGGCGCGCTTGCGGGCGGTGTTCGAAGAGGCGGGGTTCAGCCGGTTCCGCCGGGCCACGCAAACGCCGTTCAACCTGATTCTGGAGGCCCGTAAGTAG
- a CDS encoding type 1 glutamine amidotransferase domain-containing protein yields MTKMSKLALAVASTLLAAGAHAAPKGEVLVLLSSEQQLPLQDGKHYATGYYLNEFGVPADQLLKAGYKLVLVTPKGNAPRVDQRSIDPSYFAGDAAEMRRIEKVVQGLPGIDDTLSVKEVLAGDLGRYAGLFIPGGHAPLIDLANNPDVGVLLRHFHQAGKPTAAICHGPIALLSAQQDPAGYQSALARGEKPAANDWLYKGYKMTIFSDPEEQVFEGSLKDQRLLFYPANAMASAGGNMGYAKAWHPNVVVDRELITGQNPFSDKALAKVLLEKLSERAKRTDQGI; encoded by the coding sequence ATGACCAAAATGTCCAAGCTTGCCTTGGCTGTTGCCAGCACATTGCTTGCTGCTGGCGCCCATGCCGCGCCGAAGGGCGAGGTGCTGGTGCTGCTGTCCAGCGAGCAGCAGCTGCCGCTGCAGGATGGCAAACACTACGCCACCGGCTACTACCTCAACGAGTTCGGGGTGCCTGCCGACCAGTTGCTGAAAGCGGGCTACAAGCTGGTACTGGTTACCCCCAAGGGCAATGCCCCTCGTGTCGACCAGCGTTCGATCGACCCAAGTTACTTTGCCGGTGATGCCGCCGAGATGCGCCGGATCGAGAAGGTCGTGCAAGGCCTACCAGGTATCGACGATACGCTGTCGGTGAAAGAGGTGCTGGCGGGAGACCTGGGCCGCTATGCCGGGTTGTTCATACCTGGCGGCCACGCGCCGTTGATCGACCTTGCCAACAACCCGGACGTGGGCGTGTTGCTGCGGCACTTCCACCAGGCTGGCAAACCCACTGCGGCCATCTGCCATGGCCCCATTGCCTTGCTCTCGGCCCAGCAGGACCCGGCAGGCTACCAGTCGGCGCTGGCGCGTGGCGAAAAGCCGGCGGCCAATGACTGGTTGTACAAGGGCTACAAGATGACCATTTTCTCCGACCCGGAGGAGCAGGTATTCGAGGGCTCGCTCAAGGATCAGCGCTTGTTGTTCTACCCGGCCAATGCCATGGCGTCAGCGGGGGGGAACATGGGCTACGCCAAGGCCTGGCACCCCAACGTGGTGGTGGACCGCGAACTGATCACTGGGCAGAACCCGTTCTCCGACAAGGCGCTGGCCAAGGTGCTGTTGGAAAAATTGAGTGAGCGGGCAAAGCGCACCGATCAAGGCATCTAG
- a CDS encoding LysR family transcriptional regulator, producing MNITSKDLNLLYLFHVLYQERNATLAAQRMALSQPALSHKLNKLRHQFGDPLFVRAPRGLTPTPRAHELAPEVERLVEGLEGFYERCEGLDFLSRPARLHLYSTDYVEQTLLPRLLPILRSQAPNLALVTHNTRGLLPREELEKGTCDLAVAGFYSDLPETFHQQRLLSEHFVVLASRSHPGLGNGLDLDTFLASEHLLTTLTGDLDGLVDRALHTQGKHRRVVAGLSSFVAPTRLLRGTDLLLTCLRSLAIEATERDDDLLMYPLPLALPAVEVMQIWHQRTHTDPLRRWFRQQLWAVAQATTACVGHNS from the coding sequence ATGAATATCACCAGCAAGGACCTCAACCTGCTGTACCTGTTCCATGTGCTGTACCAGGAACGCAACGCTACCCTCGCCGCCCAGCGCATGGCCCTGAGCCAGCCTGCGCTCAGCCACAAGCTCAACAAGTTGCGCCATCAGTTTGGCGACCCTTTGTTCGTGCGCGCGCCCAGGGGGCTCACGCCCACGCCGCGCGCCCATGAGTTGGCGCCCGAAGTAGAACGCCTGGTTGAGGGCTTGGAAGGTTTTTATGAACGCTGCGAAGGGCTGGACTTTCTCAGCCGCCCTGCCCGCCTGCACCTGTACAGCACCGATTATGTGGAACAAACACTGTTACCCAGGCTGCTGCCGATTCTGCGCAGCCAGGCACCGAACCTGGCATTGGTCACCCACAACACACGCGGGCTACTACCCCGCGAAGAATTGGAAAAAGGCACCTGTGACTTGGCCGTTGCCGGGTTTTACAGCGACCTGCCAGAAACCTTCCACCAACAGCGGCTGCTCAGCGAGCACTTTGTAGTGCTGGCCTCACGCAGCCATCCAGGCCTGGGCAATGGCCTGGACCTCGACACCTTCCTTGCCAGCGAACACCTGCTCACCACACTCACCGGCGACCTTGACGGCTTGGTCGACCGCGCATTGCACACGCAAGGCAAGCACCGACGGGTCGTGGCTGGCCTATCGAGTTTCGTCGCACCCACGCGCCTGCTGCGCGGCACCGACCTGCTGCTAACGTGCCTACGCTCGTTGGCCATCGAAGCCACCGAACGTGATGACGACCTGCTCATGTACCCACTGCCGTTGGCACTGCCTGCAGTCGAGGTGATGCAGATCTGGCACCAACGCACCCATACCGACCCCTTGCGTCGGTGGTTCCGCCAACAGCTATGGGCTGTTGCCCAAGCGACGACGGCCTGCGTAGGTCACAATTCCTAA
- a CDS encoding UDP-glucose/GDP-mannose dehydrogenase family protein: MKVTVFGTGYVGLTQAVCLAQVGHSVLCMDVDAKRVATLNEGHCPLFEPGLAPLLQKNLACGRLRFTTDAGEAANYARLQFIAVGTPPQADGSADLKHVFAVVDSILEHAHGPKVIVNKSTAPVGTVQRIKARIAQAVADTGRFQVISNPEFLKEGSAVDDCMRPERIIIGGAEPAEVELLRELYLPFSRNREKLMVMDARSAELTKYAANCMLATKISFINEIANLAEHLGADIEMVRRGIGSDPRIGYDFIYAGCGFGGSCFPKDLQALRRSAEAEGFEPQLLRAVESVNQQQKGRLFSKIQRHYPRGLRGKVFALWGLSFKPNTNDIREASSRVLLEALWAAGARVQAHDPQAMEEIQRHYGPRPDLLLAPCKDDALHGADALVIVTEWQDYRVLNLDKVPQQLADRVVFDGRNLFEPEHMAAAGLTYYGIGRGQVQPTCPY; this comes from the coding sequence ATGAAGGTCACGGTTTTCGGTACCGGCTATGTCGGCCTCACCCAGGCAGTGTGCCTGGCCCAAGTGGGGCACTCGGTGTTGTGCATGGACGTCGACGCCAAGCGGGTCGCCACCCTTAATGAAGGCCATTGCCCGCTCTTCGAGCCCGGCCTTGCGCCGCTGCTGCAAAAAAACCTGGCCTGTGGCCGCCTGCGCTTCACCACCGATGCCGGGGAGGCGGCCAACTATGCCAGGTTGCAGTTCATTGCCGTTGGCACCCCGCCACAGGCCGATGGCAGCGCCGACCTGAAGCACGTGTTTGCCGTGGTCGACAGCATCCTCGAACATGCCCATGGCCCAAAGGTCATCGTCAACAAATCCACCGCGCCGGTCGGCACGGTGCAGCGCATCAAGGCGCGCATCGCCCAGGCTGTGGCCGACACCGGGCGTTTCCAGGTCATCAGCAACCCCGAATTCCTCAAGGAAGGCTCGGCAGTGGACGACTGCATGCGCCCTGAACGCATCATCATCGGCGGCGCGGAACCGGCCGAAGTGGAACTGCTGCGCGAGCTGTACCTGCCGTTCAGCCGCAACCGCGAAAAGCTCATGGTCATGGACGCGCGCAGTGCCGAACTGACCAAATACGCCGCCAACTGCATGCTGGCGACCAAGATCTCCTTCATCAATGAAATCGCCAACCTGGCCGAGCACCTGGGGGCCGACATCGAAATGGTGCGCCGCGGCATCGGCTCAGACCCGCGCATCGGCTACGACTTCATCTACGCCGGCTGTGGCTTTGGCGGCTCGTGCTTCCCCAAAGACTTGCAGGCCCTGCGCCGCAGCGCCGAGGCCGAAGGTTTCGAGCCTCAACTGCTGCGCGCGGTGGAGTCGGTTAACCAGCAGCAAAAGGGCCGGCTGTTCAGCAAAATCCAGCGCCACTACCCACGCGGCCTGCGCGGCAAGGTGTTCGCCTTGTGGGGGTTGTCGTTCAAACCCAATACCAACGACATCCGCGAGGCTTCCAGCCGGGTCCTGCTGGAAGCCCTGTGGGCCGCCGGCGCGCGGGTGCAGGCCCATGACCCGCAAGCGATGGAGGAGATCCAGCGGCATTATGGCCCCCGGCCCGATTTGCTGCTGGCGCCGTGCAAGGACGATGCGCTGCATGGCGCCGATGCCTTGGTGATCGTCACCGAATGGCAGGACTACCGCGTGCTCAACCTGGACAAAGTGCCGCAACAGCTGGCTGACCGGGTGGTGTTCGACGGGCGCAACCTGTTCGAACCCGAACACATGGCCGCCGCCGGCCTGACGTACTACGGCATCGGCCGTGGCCAGGTGCAGCCAACATGCCCGTACTGA
- a CDS encoding NAD-dependent epimerase/dehydratase family protein — protein MPVLITGVAGFIGYHLARRLCEAGIEVVGIDNLNGYYSVQLKQARLQQLLGLANFRFHILDIANPAELQQLFAGQAFTEVIHLAAQAGVRYSLDNPGAYGQANLVGFLNILEACRQQPPAHLIYASSSSVYGANAKLPFREDDPVEQPMSLYAASKRANELMAHSYAHLYQLPTTGLRFFTVYGPWGRPDMALFKFTRAMLEGRPIEVYNNGLMGRDFTYIDDIVESIVRLRRKPPQPAEGQPPCQLFNIGRGQPVRLLHFVDCLEQALGIKARRDYLPQQAGDVLETWADVGALARWINYSPGTSLAHGVNAFVGWYRDFYRV, from the coding sequence ATGCCCGTACTGATTACCGGCGTTGCCGGCTTCATCGGCTACCACCTCGCCCGCCGCTTGTGCGAGGCAGGCATTGAAGTGGTCGGTATCGATAACCTCAATGGCTACTACAGCGTCCAGCTGAAGCAGGCGCGCCTGCAGCAGTTGCTCGGCTTGGCCAACTTCCGCTTCCACATCCTCGACATCGCCAACCCAGCTGAACTGCAACAGCTGTTCGCCGGGCAGGCTTTCACTGAAGTGATCCACCTGGCGGCGCAGGCCGGGGTGCGTTATTCGCTGGACAACCCCGGCGCCTATGGCCAGGCCAACCTGGTGGGTTTTCTCAACATCCTTGAGGCCTGCCGCCAGCAGCCACCCGCCCACCTGATCTACGCCTCCAGCAGTTCGGTGTACGGCGCCAACGCCAAGCTGCCGTTCCGCGAAGACGACCCGGTCGAGCAGCCGATGTCACTGTATGCCGCCAGCAAGCGCGCCAATGAGCTGATGGCGCACAGCTATGCCCACCTGTACCAGCTGCCAACCACCGGCCTGCGCTTTTTCACCGTCTACGGCCCCTGGGGCCGCCCCGACATGGCGCTGTTCAAGTTTACCCGAGCAATGCTCGAAGGCCGGCCGATCGAGGTCTACAACAACGGCCTGATGGGGCGTGACTTCACCTACATCGACGACATCGTCGAAAGCATCGTGCGCTTGCGCCGGAAACCGCCACAGCCAGCCGAGGGGCAACCGCCCTGCCAGCTGTTCAACATCGGCCGCGGCCAGCCGGTACGGCTGCTGCACTTTGTCGACTGCCTGGAGCAGGCTTTAGGCATCAAGGCACGGCGCGACTACCTGCCGCAACAAGCCGGTGACGTGCTGGAAACCTGGGCGGACGTGGGCGCGCTGGCGCGCTGGATCAACTACTCCCCAGGCACTTCGCTGGCACACGGCGTCAACGCCTTCGTTGGCTGGTACCGGGATTTCTACCGGGTTTGA
- a CDS encoding glycosyltransferase family 2 protein, with amino-acid sequence MTDPLDLSVLIPAKNEVDNLPSLLMEIRTALAAEDYEVLVVDDGSNDRTLSVLQQLKSQGYKQLRILRHPRSLGQSTSLWHAAQAARGRWLATLDGDGQNDPADIPGMLALVRANQDLAGGVKLVAGHRVNRRDSASKRWASRFANGLRRRLLKDATPDTGCGLKLIERAAFLRLPYFDHMHRFIPALILRHNGRMLVHPVNHRPRHAGVSKYGNLDRALVGILDLFGVWWLIRRTRLDARPQELEG; translated from the coding sequence ATGACAGATCCACTGGACCTCTCGGTACTCATTCCGGCCAAGAACGAGGTCGACAACCTGCCGTCACTGCTGATGGAAATACGCACCGCACTGGCGGCTGAAGACTATGAAGTGCTGGTGGTCGATGACGGCAGCAACGACCGCACCCTAAGCGTACTGCAGCAACTAAAAAGCCAGGGTTACAAGCAACTGCGCATACTTCGTCACCCGCGTTCGCTAGGCCAAAGTACCTCGCTGTGGCATGCCGCCCAGGCGGCTCGCGGGCGCTGGCTAGCGACCCTGGACGGCGATGGCCAGAACGACCCGGCGGACATCCCCGGCATGCTGGCCTTGGTACGTGCCAACCAGGACCTGGCCGGCGGCGTCAAGCTGGTGGCCGGGCACCGGGTCAACCGTCGCGACAGCGCCAGCAAGCGCTGGGCCTCACGCTTTGCCAACGGCCTGCGCCGCCGCCTGCTCAAGGACGCCACGCCAGACACCGGCTGCGGGTTGAAACTGATCGAGCGTGCGGCCTTCCTGCGCCTGCCCTATTTCGACCACATGCACCGTTTCATCCCGGCGCTGATCCTGCGCCACAACGGCCGCATGCTGGTGCACCCGGTCAACCACCGGCCACGTCACGCCGGGGTGTCCAAGTACGGCAACCTGGACCGCGCCCTGGTTGGCATCCTCGACCTGTTCGGGGTTTGGTGGCTGATCCGCCGCACCCGCCTGGATGCGCGCCCTCAGGAGCTCGAAGGATGA
- a CDS encoding lipid-A-disaccharide synthase N-terminal domain-containing protein, translated as MTRDTLWLVIGFAGQAVFTGRFVLQWLYSEFKRRSVIPVGFWYLSMLGSALLLAYAIYRQDPVFIIGQSFGFLVYLRNLQLIARHQEQKE; from the coding sequence ATGACCCGCGATACGCTCTGGTTGGTCATCGGTTTCGCCGGCCAGGCCGTGTTTACCGGGCGCTTCGTGCTGCAATGGCTGTACAGCGAGTTCAAGCGCCGCAGCGTGATCCCGGTGGGCTTCTGGTACCTGAGCATGCTCGGCAGTGCGTTGCTGCTGGCCTACGCCATCTACCGCCAGGACCCAGTGTTCATCATCGGCCAGAGCTTCGGCTTTCTGGTTTACCTGCGCAACTTGCAGTTGATCGCCCGCCACCAGGAACAGAAGGAATAG
- a CDS encoding glycosyltransferase family 39 protein, whose translation MPRFNTLGAERLALITLALLLVGAGIGWRQPMNVDEERFLGVALEMLQSGNWFIPHRAAEIYGDKPPLFMWTVALFSHLTGSPTVALYLPGLLSAATITWVLHDLGRRLWHRRIGVIAALLFLATYQSYSILRTGQIDSFLCLWVALGFYGMVRHLLLGPAWGWFYLACAAMGLGIISKGVGFVPALMLLPYAWAVRQRWHGVVAMPGQAWRWSLGLVWLLGGCAVWLVPLLASIAHGGGAAELAYLTEILLRQTASRYANAWDHREPFWYFFVKVIPKYWLPLVLALPWLVPAWRRQLQKRDGRFLLLLGWVALVLLFFSLSSGKRKIYIFPALPGLVLAIAPLLPWLLKRWLQRRPAWRKAFTAVALAWFALWFARGFVEPLKEGHNPHDTLMSEAARATGGAELVLVNWREGHWLFARQPIVHFGFTEQSKVEAAAYWLRHNPTAFALVPATELGRCFTADKARRLGETSRAEWYVVGADADNGQCQANAPSHVYHFAWAGST comes from the coding sequence GTGCCAAGGTTCAACACCCTCGGGGCCGAGCGCCTGGCCCTGATTACCCTCGCGCTATTGCTGGTAGGCGCGGGTATCGGCTGGCGCCAACCGATGAATGTGGACGAAGAACGCTTTCTCGGCGTCGCCCTGGAAATGCTGCAGAGCGGCAACTGGTTCATCCCGCACCGAGCAGCGGAGATCTACGGCGACAAGCCACCGCTGTTCATGTGGACCGTGGCCCTGTTCAGCCACCTGACCGGCTCGCCCACGGTCGCCCTGTACCTGCCTGGGCTGTTGTCGGCGGCAACCATCACCTGGGTGCTACATGACCTCGGGCGGCGCCTGTGGCACCGGCGCATCGGCGTCATCGCCGCCCTGCTTTTCCTGGCCACCTATCAGAGCTACAGCATCCTGCGCACCGGGCAGATCGATAGCTTCCTGTGCCTGTGGGTGGCGCTGGGCTTCTATGGCATGGTTCGCCATCTGCTGCTGGGGCCCGCCTGGGGCTGGTTCTACCTCGCGTGCGCGGCCATGGGGCTGGGCATCATCAGCAAAGGCGTGGGCTTTGTCCCAGCACTGATGCTGCTGCCCTATGCCTGGGCGGTGCGCCAGCGCTGGCATGGGGTGGTGGCCATGCCGGGCCAGGCTTGGCGCTGGAGCCTGGGCCTGGTGTGGCTGCTGGGCGGTTGCGCGGTGTGGCTGGTGCCTTTGCTGGCGTCGATTGCCCATGGCGGTGGTGCGGCGGAGCTGGCCTACCTGACGGAAATCCTGCTGCGCCAGACCGCCAGCCGCTATGCCAATGCCTGGGACCATCGCGAACCGTTCTGGTATTTTTTCGTCAAGGTCATCCCCAAGTACTGGCTGCCCCTGGTGCTGGCCCTGCCCTGGCTGGTACCGGCCTGGCGCCGGCAGCTGCAAAAGCGCGACGGGCGCTTCCTGCTGCTGCTCGGCTGGGTGGCGCTGGTGCTGCTGTTTTTCAGCCTCAGCAGCGGCAAGCGCAAAATTTACATCTTCCCCGCGTTGCCAGGCCTGGTGTTAGCCATCGCACCACTGCTGCCGTGGCTGCTCAAGCGCTGGCTACAGCGCCGACCAGCGTGGCGCAAAGCGTTCACTGCCGTGGCCTTGGCCTGGTTCGCGCTGTGGTTCGCACGCGGCTTCGTCGAACCCCTGAAAGAAGGCCACAACCCGCATGACACCTTGATGAGTGAAGCCGCGCGCGCCACCGGCGGCGCCGAACTGGTACTGGTCAACTGGCGTGAGGGGCACTGGCTGTTTGCCCGGCAACCCATCGTGCACTTCGGTTTCACCGAGCAATCAAAGGTGGAGGCAGCCGCCTATTGGCTACGTCACAACCCCACCGCCTTCGCCTTGGTCCCGGCCACGGAACTGGGCCGCTGCTTCACTGCCGACAAAGCGCGCAGGCTGGGCGAGACCTCACGCGCCGAGTGGTATGTGGTCGGTGCCGATGCCGACAATGGCCAGTGCCAGGCCAACGCCCCCAGCCACGTCTACCACTTCGCCTGGGCGGGCTCGACTTAG